The following coding sequences lie in one Capnocytophaga stomatis genomic window:
- a CDS encoding Acg family FMN-binding oxidoreductase produces the protein MRTLAIYFCLILIGGMMKSNAQNSDYMRMIEYAIKAPSGHNTQPWLFEMTDNQIIIHPNFDKHLAAVDGDNRELFISLGCATENLCLAALVLSYQPNVSVSPQGIITVHLEKSELVEKDLLFDQIETRQTNRSVYNKKEIPEEELKSILQCFEEEGNGAIYAWKNKTSEFDLLCQFVMKGNEIQMNDEAFKQELLSWIRFNKRHSEKTNDGISYAALGAPNLPLFITKPIVKASLSSKKQNKTDAKKIASSSHIVLLTSTENTVVSWVKTGRILQRFLLLLTQKGIAHAYLNQPCEIPELRQKMQKELPIKGEIPQILLRIGYAKPLPYSKRKSVEEVIKK, from the coding sequence ATGAGAACGTTAGCAATTTATTTTTGTTTAATTTTAATTGGAGGAATGATGAAATCAAATGCTCAAAACTCGGACTATATGCGTATGATTGAGTACGCCATTAAAGCCCCTTCCGGACACAATACGCAACCTTGGTTGTTTGAAATGACAGATAATCAGATAATAATTCATCCTAATTTTGATAAACATCTTGCTGCGGTTGATGGTGATAATCGTGAACTTTTTATCAGCTTGGGGTGTGCAACTGAAAATTTATGTCTGGCAGCTTTGGTGTTGAGTTATCAGCCAAATGTGAGCGTTTCCCCACAAGGAATCATCACGGTTCATTTGGAAAAATCAGAACTTGTAGAAAAAGATTTGCTTTTTGACCAAATTGAAACACGGCAGACAAATCGGTCGGTTTACAATAAGAAAGAAATCCCTGAAGAGGAGCTAAAAAGTATCTTGCAATGTTTTGAAGAAGAGGGAAATGGAGCCATTTATGCGTGGAAAAACAAAACTTCGGAGTTTGATTTGCTTTGCCAATTTGTGATGAAAGGAAATGAAATCCAGATGAATGATGAGGCTTTCAAACAAGAGCTTCTTTCGTGGATACGTTTTAACAAACGACACTCCGAAAAGACAAATGATGGTATCAGTTATGCCGCTTTGGGTGCTCCCAATCTGCCTCTTTTTATCACCAAACCCATTGTAAAAGCGTCGCTTAGCAGTAAAAAGCAAAATAAAACAGATGCTAAGAAAATAGCTTCTTCCTCGCACATAGTTCTTTTAACAAGTACGGAAAATACGGTGGTTTCGTGGGTAAAAACGGGACGCATTCTGCAACGATTTTTGCTATTGCTCACCCAGAAAGGCATTGCTCACGCATATCTTAATCAGCCTTGCGAAATTCCCGAATTACGGCAAAAAATGCAAAAAGAATTACCTATAAAAGGCGAGATACCTCAAATTCTTTTGCGTATCGGTTATGCAAAACCGCTCCCTTATTCAAAACGAAAATCCGTTGAAGAGGTAATCAAAAAGTAG
- a CDS encoding hydroxymethylpyrimidine/phosphomethylpyrimidine kinase — MQTDRPFVMSIAGFDPSGGAGVLADIKTFERLSVQGLSVLTALTLQTEDTFRKLQWLPIAEVVEAVETLLDRYAVRCVKIGIVPNIVFLSEIVKTIRNKDKNLPIVWDTVLKSSSGGTFFSIENLSLLGETLSEINLITPNQPEFEFLSEMGVLNNLQTAIYQKGGHRAEKGEDILHIGKQKIKLLPTQTDCPPKHGSGCVLSSAIAGHWAKGYDLENACRHAKQFIEKFLNSHSSLLGNYNF; from the coding sequence ATGCAAACAGACCGACCTTTTGTAATGAGCATTGCAGGCTTTGACCCTTCGGGAGGTGCGGGCGTGCTTGCCGATATCAAAACCTTTGAACGACTTTCCGTACAAGGGCTGTCGGTGCTTACTGCGCTTACTTTACAAACCGAAGATACTTTCCGAAAATTGCAATGGCTCCCAATAGCGGAAGTGGTAGAAGCGGTTGAAACCTTGCTCGACCGTTACGCGGTTCGGTGCGTAAAAATAGGCATCGTACCCAATATCGTTTTTTTGTCGGAAATTGTGAAAACCATTCGCAACAAAGATAAAAACTTGCCCATTGTGTGGGATACTGTACTCAAAAGCAGTTCGGGAGGTACTTTCTTTTCCATAGAAAATCTGTCATTACTTGGTGAAACGCTTTCAGAAATCAATCTGATAACGCCCAATCAACCTGAATTTGAATTTTTGTCGGAAATGGGGGTACTCAACAATTTGCAAACGGCGATTTATCAAAAAGGCGGACACAGAGCCGAAAAGGGAGAAGATATTTTGCACATTGGTAAGCAGAAAATAAAACTTTTGCCAACCCAAACCGATTGCCCACCCAAACACGGCTCGGGTTGTGTGTTGTCAAGTGCCATTGCGGGGCATTGGGCAAAAGGCTACGATTTGGAAAACGCCTGCCGACACGCTAAACAATTCATTGAAAAGTTTTTAAATAGTCATTCTTCTCTTTTGGGAAATTACAATTTTTAA
- a CDS encoding thiazole synthase, whose product MKIADKEFQSRLFLGTGKFGSLDLMSESVKASGSELVTMALKRVDYQNQSDDLLKHLQLPGVNLLPNTSGARNAKEAVLVAQLAREALQTNWVKLEIHPDPRYLLPDPIETLKATEELAKLGFVVLPYIHADPVLCKRLEEVGTAAVMPLGSPIGTNKGLKTIDFLEIIIEQSNVPVVVDAGIGAPSDAAKAMELGADAVLVNTAIAVAQNPVQMAIAFKEAVIAGRRAYESGLGSTQKHAEASSPLTGFLM is encoded by the coding sequence ATGAAAATAGCAGATAAAGAATTTCAATCACGATTATTTCTCGGAACAGGCAAATTCGGCTCACTCGATTTAATGTCCGAAAGTGTAAAAGCCTCGGGGAGTGAATTGGTAACAATGGCATTAAAACGTGTAGATTACCAAAACCAAAGCGACGATTTGCTCAAACACTTGCAGTTGCCTGGCGTAAATTTATTACCTAACACATCGGGAGCAAGGAATGCCAAAGAAGCCGTATTGGTGGCTCAACTCGCCCGTGAAGCCTTGCAAACCAACTGGGTAAAGTTGGAAATCCATCCCGACCCGCGCTACCTTTTGCCCGATCCTATCGAAACGCTCAAAGCTACGGAAGAACTTGCCAAATTAGGCTTTGTGGTCTTGCCTTACATTCACGCCGATCCTGTGTTGTGCAAACGCTTGGAGGAAGTGGGTACTGCCGCCGTGATGCCTTTGGGTTCACCAATCGGGACGAACAAAGGACTGAAAACGATTGACTTTCTGGAAATCATCATCGAGCAATCCAATGTGCCAGTGGTGGTTGATGCGGGTATCGGAGCCCCCTCTGATGCTGCCAAAGCAATGGAGCTCGGAGCAGATGCTGTACTGGTAAATACCGCCATTGCCGTAGCACAAAACCCCGTACAAATGGCTATCGCCTTCAAAGAAGCGGTAATCGCCGGCAGACGTGCTTACGAAAGCGGACTGGGAAGCACACAAAAACACGCCGAAGCATCCAGCCCTTTGACGGGATTCCTAATGTAA
- the thiE gene encoding thiamine phosphate synthase, giving the protein MQHTYYISQGKTAEEQLANIQKVLDCGGKLIQLRWKTTDPIALLELAVEVKNRCQKHNALLIINDNPDVAQKVDADGVHLGLQDSSVASARTLLGTKKIIGGTANTLQDVLQRIAEGCDYIGLGPFRFTTTKEKLSPILGVEGFQKILHHLKKNNLSSPPIYAIGGIELGDISLLKKCGLYGVAISGLLTEKPELLKQIESTFTENENSR; this is encoded by the coding sequence ATGCAACATACCTATTATATATCACAAGGAAAAACTGCCGAAGAACAACTCGCAAATATTCAAAAAGTACTTGATTGCGGTGGAAAGCTCATCCAATTGCGGTGGAAAACAACCGACCCAATCGCACTTTTGGAATTGGCTGTCGAGGTAAAAAACCGTTGCCAAAAGCACAACGCACTGCTCATCATCAACGACAACCCAGACGTTGCCCAAAAGGTAGATGCAGACGGAGTGCATTTAGGTTTGCAGGACAGTTCAGTGGCTTCGGCTCGGACTTTGTTGGGAACAAAAAAAATCATCGGAGGGACGGCAAATACTCTCCAAGATGTACTCCAACGCATTGCGGAAGGTTGTGATTACATTGGCTTAGGGCCTTTTCGGTTTACAACTACCAAAGAGAAATTAAGTCCGATTTTGGGGGTTGAGGGTTTTCAAAAAATCCTTCATCACTTGAAAAAAAATAATCTATCATCTCCTCCCATTTATGCCATCGGAGGTATTGAATTAGGAGATATTTCTCTATTGAAAAAGTGCGGACTTTACGGCGTAGCTATCTCGGGATTGCTTACGGAAAAACCAGAACTTTTAAAACAAATAGAATCAACTTTTACAGAAAATGAAAATAGCAGATAA
- the thiH gene encoding 2-iminoacetate synthase ThiH, whose product MSFIELFETYSWDNIKERIYNTTAEDVRFTLVKKKHTVEDFLILVSPAAAPFLEEMAQLTQRLTQQRFGKTIQLYAPLYVSNECNNICTYCGFSFDNKIRRRTLTDAELLQEAEVLKKMEVEHVLLVSGEANHIVGQAYFLNALKVLKPHFANISIEVQPLSAEQYTELQQAGTYAVMVYQETYHKEVYKTYHPKGKKSNFNYRLDTPDRIGQANIHKIGLGVLLGLEDWRIDSFFTALHIDYLQKKYWKSKYSVSFPRLRPAQGIIEPNFVMNDRDLLQLICAYRIWNFDLEISISTRESAVFRNNVIGIGATSMSAGSKTNPGGYTTDEESLEQFEINDERPMEVFREIIKQKGYDPVMKDWDKSFSV is encoded by the coding sequence ATGTCTTTCATCGAATTATTTGAAACCTATTCTTGGGACAATATAAAAGAACGAATCTACAATACCACCGCCGAGGATGTACGCTTCACACTTGTCAAAAAGAAACATACCGTGGAGGACTTCCTGATACTTGTTTCACCTGCGGCAGCTCCTTTTCTGGAAGAAATGGCACAGCTTACCCAACGGCTTACCCAACAGCGTTTCGGGAAAACCATTCAGCTTTATGCACCACTTTACGTAAGCAATGAGTGCAACAACATCTGTACCTACTGCGGATTTAGTTTTGACAATAAAATACGACGCCGAACTCTCACTGATGCCGAACTACTTCAGGAAGCAGAAGTACTAAAAAAAATGGAAGTCGAACACGTACTTTTAGTAAGTGGCGAGGCAAATCATATTGTAGGGCAGGCGTATTTTCTCAACGCCCTCAAAGTGTTGAAACCTCACTTTGCTAATATTTCCATCGAAGTGCAACCTCTTTCTGCCGAGCAATATACCGAGTTGCAACAAGCCGGTACGTACGCCGTAATGGTCTATCAGGAAACTTACCACAAAGAAGTGTATAAAACCTACCACCCAAAAGGAAAAAAATCGAATTTCAACTACCGATTGGATACCCCCGACCGCATCGGGCAGGCAAATATTCATAAAATAGGATTAGGCGTTCTGCTGGGATTGGAAGATTGGCGTATAGACAGTTTTTTCACCGCACTACACATTGATTATCTTCAAAAAAAATACTGGAAAAGCAAATATTCCGTATCTTTTCCTCGATTGCGACCGGCACAAGGCATCATAGAACCGAATTTCGTGATGAACGACCGCGATTTGTTGCAACTTATCTGTGCATATCGCATTTGGAACTTCGATTTGGAAATATCCATCTCTACTCGTGAAAGTGCCGTCTTCCGAAATAATGTCATCGGCATTGGGGCGACTTCTATGAGTGCCGGCTCGAAAACCAATCCGGGCGGATACACCACCGACGAAGAATCATTGGAACAATTTGAAATCAACGACGAACGCCCAATGGAAGTTTTCCGAGAAATCATCAAACAAAAAGGCTACGACCCTGTAATGAAAGATTGGGACAAAAGTTTTTCAGTTTAA
- a CDS encoding HesA/MoeB/ThiF family protein, producing MNDKLFNRYSRQIFMEEIGTEGQRKLGNTRVLVIGAGGLGSPVLQYLVAAGVGKIAVADFDTLELHNLNRQIIHTEKNIGKKKVESASEFIHNFNPHIDFNPLDLYINEQTADELVPQYDIVVDGSDNFATRYLVNDACVQHDKPLVYGSVFSFEGQVAVFNYQGSKQLRDLFPTQPDNAQTCDKFGVLGALTGIVGSLMAMQVLKISLQLPVQTNQLLLIDAMNFRFTTVDF from the coding sequence ATGAACGACAAACTTTTCAATAGATACAGCCGTCAGATTTTTATGGAAGAAATCGGGACGGAAGGACAACGAAAACTGGGCAACACAAGGGTTTTAGTAATCGGAGCCGGAGGATTAGGAAGTCCCGTTTTGCAATATCTGGTGGCTGCAGGCGTTGGAAAAATTGCAGTTGCCGATTTTGACACACTCGAACTACATAACCTAAACCGACAAATCATCCACACCGAAAAAAACATCGGCAAAAAAAAGGTGGAAAGTGCTTCGGAGTTTATACACAATTTCAATCCGCATATTGATTTCAATCCGCTTGATTTGTACATCAATGAACAAACCGCAGATGAGCTTGTACCCCAATATGATATCGTGGTTGACGGGTCGGACAACTTTGCTACGCGTTACCTCGTAAACGATGCCTGTGTACAGCACGACAAACCGCTGGTATATGGCAGTGTATTTTCGTTTGAAGGGCAGGTTGCGGTTTTTAACTACCAAGGAAGCAAGCAACTCCGCGACCTTTTCCCCACACAACCCGATAACGCCCAAACTTGCGACAAATTTGGCGTGTTGGGAGCTTTGACAGGAATTGTAGGCAGCCTTATGGCGATGCAAGTACTGAAAATAAGTCTGCAACTACCCGTACAAACCAATCAACTACTGCTTATAGATGCAATGAATTTCAGATTTACAACGGTGGATTTTTAA
- a CDS encoding thiamine phosphate synthase gives MESLKSIIISPEKAYPDETYWVNGLLNEGLNYFHIRKPQFTEKMMLDYIEAIDKTHRSRLVLHSFHHLAEKLGIQRLHFSENDRKNKAYERYKKHLLLSTSVHSIDAFNLLADTWQYAFLSPVFASISKKGYGIKQNVFEELKRRTNTAVELIALGGISAENLHRLANESIDGIALLGFVWQRNSPVKNYQLCKQTDLL, from the coding sequence ATGGAATCTCTAAAAAGCATCATTATTTCTCCTGAAAAAGCCTATCCCGATGAAACCTATTGGGTGAATGGTCTTTTGAACGAAGGATTGAACTATTTTCACATCCGAAAACCGCAGTTCACGGAAAAAATGATGCTTGACTACATTGAAGCGATAGATAAAACGCACCGAAGTAGATTGGTTTTACATTCTTTTCATCACTTGGCGGAAAAATTGGGCATTCAGAGGCTTCACTTTTCCGAAAACGACCGAAAAAACAAAGCCTACGAAAGGTACAAAAAACACCTTTTGCTCTCTACTTCGGTGCATTCGATAGATGCATTTAACCTGTTGGCTGATACTTGGCAATACGCCTTTTTAAGTCCTGTTTTTGCGAGTATTTCCAAAAAAGGTTACGGCATTAAGCAAAATGTTTTTGAAGAATTAAAAAGGCGAACCAATACTGCTGTGGAGCTTATTGCCTTGGGGGGAATTTCTGCCGAAAACTTACATCGTTTGGCAAATGAATCCATTGATGGAATAGCACTTTTAGGCTTTGTGTGGCAAAGAAACAGTCCAGTGAAAAATTATCAATTATGCAAACAGACCGACCTTTTGTAA